A DNA window from Litorilinea aerophila contains the following coding sequences:
- a CDS encoding lamin tail domain-containing protein, which yields MRLIPRAHRLLCRLFRRPRRPWPACLLTTLCLALLWTLWMNPPGLQANTIQGGEETPFPLDPPTPTATETPSPTPSPTATEVLTETPTPTETAPPSPTPTDTGTPTPTATETPSSTPSPTATETPTETPTPTETAPPSPTPTDTGTPTPTATETPSPTPSPTATETPTETPTSTPTLATTPTPPPNLRISEFLADPKAVTDAQGEWIELVNLEDVPVNLRDWILADLDRDWHPIATELWIPPGGYLVLARNSDPGANGGVQAQYQYTGLDLANGEDELLLISPDGVEVDRVLWGRERGLPTTPGASLERVDWYSGDAWQTATGPWPGSAGDWGSPGQPYVPAPPTPTATPIPPAPSDEPPPTSIPTPAPVSTSTLTPVSPTPVPTPTPTVPVAPPPRLRISEFLADPRVVADAQGEWIELVNLEDVPVNLQDWILADLDRDWHPIATELWIPPGGYLVLARNSDPGANGGVQAQYQYTGLDLANGEDELLLISPDGVEVDRVLWGRERPVQVVQGASLERTDWDSQTAWAVAEVPWPGSLGDRGSPGQPFRASLPTATPPPPTPSATPTATATRSGPPPGSPPRVFLSEIMGDPAAVSDRDGEWLELFNADEQPVNLSGWILADRGKDRHVIARDLWLQPGATVVLGRQADQDQNGGVPVDYVYDGFSLANDEDEVLLVAPWGAVVDQVAWGGNSGLRLPTGASLERTDLADPQAWQAASAPWPGSLGDRGSPGRPYQPTSPTAPTLSPGTPVPTPEATGTATPTPTATALPAPSLGDAWPLEPNGSMLVIDEVLYDGSAEEFVALYHSGDTPLDLGGWLLGDAEVPGDNEGLYALPAGYLLQPGATFVVARNGAAFRQRFGRAPDAELEESDPVVTTLARERTLASGTFALRDQGDEVVLLTPARRLADAVAFAEGEYGRLQLGGYLAAGPGQSLQRVPGPRFPGVTDVRERFLLGPPRPFEPRGTPLARAHPRPTLADGMVALWGTLAAFSNYSPGGTAPPHYVLAAGAAAGLDFVALADPHRVFLDVEGVAHALGMIAVPGWRWQGNDGRQAVVYAPQTVEAASWEGLSQWAGQQGWPLQALADVGPVDGAVAALTADTLAVPDGLARLFQRWSVAGRPLLPAGNHNPPLPALLPGQPRYTGLAVRQADVDGVLEALRARRGWLTSAAGLWVTLQAEEPDGQRTWMGQSIAPANQVVLHVRYGDQAGEALGVAIWQDGQPVRQLDIPSPDGHWILNLPAVPGSWLAAVVTQADGDFAVTAPLQVRTGGGGQVLLNEVLPAPAGDLNGDGVVDSDDEFIELYNPGNGPVSLVGWQLVDGLESMALAGDAQASARRFVFGPGRYLNGRSRLVLWRRESGLSLNNDQDGIRLLDPTGAVVDQVAWHSFPGWGTALARLPDGSEQWSTTSAATPGQANQGSAETVPFTPPSGPPPLPSPPPPASKGEDEDERPAQKAAEGQAPGPPGSLAEAKRRGLEATVEFRAQVVAPPGLFNSAIYVAEPALDAQGNPLPLAGLGIQVYLNSGDFLPMEEGSWVLVRGVLKSFRGEMELRAESPEQIWPFQVGTPLQPLPVRVADIGESLEGRLVTFQGVVSGWQGDSIFLADPDQPEAEAVRVTVRSSLGWRRPYVNRGERWQVTGIVSQFAREHPWNGGYRVLVRYPEDLRELDRP from the coding sequence ATGCGGCTGATCCCCCGAGCCCATCGGCTGCTCTGCCGGCTGTTCCGCCGGCCGCGTCGTCCCTGGCCCGCGTGTTTGCTGACTACCCTCTGCCTGGCTCTGCTCTGGACCCTGTGGATGAACCCACCTGGCCTCCAGGCCAACACCATCCAGGGCGGCGAAGAAACGCCCTTCCCCCTGGACCCACCCACGCCCACCGCCACCGAGACACCCAGCCCCACGCCGTCGCCCACGGCGACCGAGGTACTCACGGAGACGCCCACGCCTACGGAGACGGCGCCTCCATCGCCCACGCCCACTGACACGGGCACTCCCACGCCTACTGCCACCGAGACACCCAGCTCCACGCCGTCGCCCACGGCGACCGAAACGCCCACGGAGACGCCCACGCCTACGGAGACGGCGCCTCCATCGCCCACGCCCACTGACACGGGCACTCCCACGCCCACCGCCACCGAGACACCCAGCCCCACGCCGTCGCCCACGGCGACCGAAACGCCCACGGAGACGCCCACGTCCACCCCAACACTGGCGACCACCCCCACGCCGCCCCCCAACTTGCGTATCAGCGAGTTTCTGGCCGACCCCAAGGCGGTGACCGACGCCCAGGGCGAATGGATTGAGCTGGTCAACCTGGAAGACGTCCCCGTCAACCTTCGGGACTGGATTCTGGCTGACCTGGACCGGGACTGGCATCCCATTGCGACGGAGCTGTGGATCCCGCCGGGCGGCTATCTGGTTCTGGCCCGCAACAGCGACCCTGGGGCCAACGGCGGCGTTCAGGCCCAGTACCAGTACACCGGCCTGGATCTGGCCAACGGCGAGGACGAGTTGCTCCTCATCTCACCCGACGGCGTGGAGGTAGACCGGGTCCTGTGGGGGCGGGAGCGGGGCCTGCCCACCACTCCCGGTGCTTCCCTGGAGCGGGTGGACTGGTACTCTGGCGATGCCTGGCAGACGGCCACGGGGCCCTGGCCCGGTTCTGCCGGGGATTGGGGCAGCCCTGGCCAGCCCTACGTACCGGCTCCGCCCACGCCCACCGCCACACCCATTCCGCCTGCCCCCAGCGACGAACCGCCACCCACCTCCATCCCCACGCCTGCGCCGGTTTCGACTTCAACTTTGACGCCGGTTTCTCCGACGCCGGTGCCGACCCCGACGCCGACTGTGCCGGTGGCCCCACCGCCCCGTCTGCGTATCAGCGAGTTTCTGGCCGACCCCAGGGTGGTGGCCGACGCCCAGGGCGAATGGATTGAGCTGGTCAACCTGGAAGATGTCCCCGTCAACCTCCAGGACTGGATCCTGGCCGACCTGGACCGGGACTGGCATCCCATTGCGACGGAGCTGTGGATCCCGCCGGGCGGCTATCTGGTCCTGGCCCGCAACAGCGACCCTGGGGCCAACGGCGGCGTCCAGGCCCAGTACCAGTACACCGGCCTGGATCTGGCCAACGGCGAGGACGAGTTGCTCCTCATCTCGCCCGACGGCGTGGAGGTAGACCGGGTCCTGTGGGGGCGGGAAAGACCCGTACAAGTGGTACAGGGGGCCAGTCTGGAGCGCACCGATTGGGATTCTCAAACAGCCTGGGCCGTTGCCGAGGTTCCCTGGCCTGGCTCCCTGGGCGACCGGGGCTCGCCCGGACAACCCTTTCGCGCAAGCCTGCCCACGGCCACGCCGCCCCCGCCGACGCCTTCCGCCACACCCACGGCCACGGCCACCCGTTCTGGGCCGCCTCCTGGCTCGCCGCCACGGGTATTCCTCAGCGAGATCATGGGCGATCCAGCTGCCGTCTCCGACCGGGATGGGGAGTGGCTGGAGCTCTTCAACGCCGACGAGCAGCCGGTCAACCTGAGTGGCTGGATCCTGGCCGACCGGGGGAAAGACCGCCATGTCATCGCCCGCGACCTCTGGCTGCAGCCGGGTGCGACCGTGGTGTTGGGGCGCCAGGCCGACCAGGACCAGAACGGTGGCGTACCGGTGGACTACGTCTACGATGGTTTCTCCCTGGCCAACGACGAGGATGAAGTGCTCCTCGTCGCGCCCTGGGGCGCGGTGGTGGATCAGGTGGCCTGGGGTGGGAACAGCGGCCTGCGATTGCCCACCGGGGCCAGCCTGGAACGCACAGATCTAGCCGATCCCCAGGCGTGGCAGGCGGCGTCGGCGCCCTGGCCCGGCTCTCTGGGCGATCGGGGGTCGCCGGGCCGGCCCTACCAGCCCACCTCCCCCACCGCGCCCACCCTCTCCCCCGGTACCCCCGTTCCCACACCGGAGGCCACCGGGACGGCCACGCCCACCCCCACCGCCACGGCCTTGCCTGCGCCTTCCCTGGGTGATGCCTGGCCGCTGGAGCCCAACGGCAGCATGCTGGTGATCGACGAGGTCCTTTATGACGGCAGCGCCGAGGAGTTCGTAGCCCTGTACCACAGCGGCGATACGCCCCTGGATCTGGGCGGTTGGCTGTTGGGAGATGCCGAAGTGCCGGGCGACAACGAAGGCCTGTACGCCCTGCCGGCCGGGTACCTCCTGCAGCCCGGCGCCACCTTTGTGGTTGCCCGCAACGGGGCAGCCTTTCGCCAGCGCTTCGGCCGCGCGCCGGACGCCGAATTGGAGGAGAGCGACCCCGTCGTCACGACCCTGGCGCGGGAGCGTACCCTGGCCAGCGGCACCTTTGCCCTGCGAGATCAGGGAGATGAAGTGGTGTTGCTCACGCCCGCCCGCCGCCTGGCCGACGCGGTAGCCTTCGCAGAGGGTGAATATGGACGGCTTCAGTTGGGCGGATACCTGGCTGCTGGCCCAGGCCAGAGCCTGCAGCGGGTACCTGGGCCTCGTTTTCCAGGGGTGACTGACGTGCGGGAGCGTTTCCTATTGGGGCCACCCCGGCCCTTTGAACCGCGCGGCACTCCCCTGGCCCGTGCCCATCCCCGGCCAACCCTGGCCGACGGCATGGTGGCCCTGTGGGGGACGCTGGCTGCCTTCTCCAACTACAGCCCGGGAGGCACCGCGCCGCCCCACTACGTGTTGGCCGCCGGGGCTGCTGCCGGGCTCGACTTCGTGGCCCTGGCGGATCCCCACCGGGTCTTCCTGGATGTGGAGGGCGTCGCCCATGCCCTGGGCATGATCGCCGTTCCCGGCTGGCGCTGGCAAGGGAATGACGGGCGCCAGGCTGTGGTCTACGCTCCCCAGACGGTGGAGGCCGCTTCCTGGGAAGGCCTGAGCCAATGGGCCGGGCAGCAGGGCTGGCCGCTCCAGGCCCTGGCGGATGTTGGGCCGGTTGATGGCGCCGTGGCCGCGTTGACCGCCGACACCCTGGCCGTACCGGACGGGCTGGCCCGACTCTTTCAACGGTGGTCCGTGGCCGGGCGCCCCCTCTTGCCCGCCGGGAATCACAACCCGCCCCTGCCGGCCCTCCTGCCTGGCCAGCCCCGCTACACGGGCCTGGCTGTCCGGCAGGCCGATGTAGACGGGGTGCTGGAAGCCCTGCGCGCCCGCCGGGGGTGGCTCACCAGCGCCGCCGGCCTTTGGGTGACCCTCCAGGCGGAGGAGCCCGATGGCCAGCGCACGTGGATGGGGCAATCGATCGCACCCGCCAACCAGGTGGTGCTGCACGTCCGCTACGGCGACCAGGCGGGCGAAGCCCTGGGCGTGGCCATCTGGCAGGACGGTCAGCCAGTCCGGCAGCTGGACATCCCCTCGCCAGATGGCCACTGGATCCTGAACCTGCCGGCGGTACCCGGAAGCTGGCTGGCCGCGGTGGTCACCCAGGCCGATGGCGATTTCGCGGTGACAGCGCCCCTCCAGGTGCGGACAGGCGGCGGTGGACAGGTCCTCCTCAACGAGGTGCTGCCGGCGCCGGCGGGAGATCTCAACGGCGACGGTGTGGTGGACAGCGACGACGAGTTCATCGAGCTCTACAACCCGGGCAATGGACCCGTGTCGCTGGTGGGATGGCAACTGGTGGATGGCCTGGAATCCATGGCCCTGGCCGGGGATGCCCAGGCGAGTGCCCGGCGCTTCGTCTTTGGCCCTGGCCGATATCTCAACGGGCGCAGCCGCCTGGTTCTCTGGCGTCGGGAGAGCGGCCTCAGCCTGAACAACGACCAGGATGGCATCCGGCTGCTGGATCCCACCGGCGCAGTGGTAGATCAGGTGGCCTGGCACAGCTTCCCCGGCTGGGGCACGGCCCTGGCCCGCTTGCCCGATGGCAGCGAACAGTGGTCCACCACCAGCGCCGCCACCCCTGGCCAGGCCAACCAGGGAAGTGCCGAGACGGTGCCTTTTACACCGCCATCGGGGCCGCCACCGCTTCCCTCGCCGCCGCCCCCCGCCTCCAAAGGCGAGGACGAGGATGAGCGCCCGGCCCAAAAAGCGGCCGAAGGGCAGGCACCTGGGCCGCCGGGCTCGCTGGCAGAGGCCAAGCGGCGAGGGCTGGAAGCCACGGTAGAGTTTCGGGCCCAGGTGGTGGCGCCCCCGGGCCTGTTCAACTCGGCCATCTACGTGGCCGAGCCGGCCCTGGACGCCCAGGGAAATCCCCTGCCCCTGGCCGGCCTGGGCATTCAGGTCTACCTCAACAGCGGCGACTTTCTGCCCATGGAGGAAGGGAGCTGGGTCCTGGTACGCGGGGTGCTCAAGTCCTTCCGCGGCGAGATGGAGCTCCGGGCAGAGAGCCCGGAGCAGATCTGGCCTTTTCAAGTGGGCACGCCGTTGCAGCCGCTGCCGGTCCGGGTGGCGGACATCGGCGAATCCCTGGAAGGTCGGCTGGTGACCTTCCAGGGCGTGGTCAGCGGATGGCAGGGGGACAGCATCTTCCTGGCCGACCCCGACCAGCCGGAGGCAGAAGCGGTGCGGGTCACGGTGCGCAGCAGCCTGGGCTGGCGACGCCCGTACGTGAATCGGGGTGAACGGTGGCAGGTCACCGGGATCGTCAGCCAGTTTGCCCGGGAGCATCCGTGGAATGGCGGCTACCGGGTGCTGGTCCGCTATCCGGAGGATCTGCGCGAGCTGGACAGACCCTGA
- a CDS encoding dipeptidase — translation MGTPSPIPIFDGHNDTLLQLHLQEPPNCRSFFERSQEGHIDLPRAREGGLGGGFFALFTPSPRSNDGLPATHNPAGAPEPQPVDQPHALAFTMALAARLFRLEEEAQGQAQVVRTVDELVQALEDGVLAMIFHIEGAEAIDTQLDSLEVFYRAGLRSLGITWSRPNAFGTGVPFRFPSSPDIGPGLTEAGRALVQACNRLGILIDLSHLNEKGFWDVAALSNAPLVATHSGAHALAPSSRNLTDRQLDAIRDSGGVVGVNFHVGFLREDGQVDANTPLDRIVDHLDYMVQRMGVAHVAFGSDFDGATMPAELKDVAGLPRLMERLRARGYGDAELRQIAYENWVRVLRATWR, via the coding sequence ATGGGCACTCCATCGCCGATTCCCATTTTCGACGGCCACAACGACACCCTGCTCCAGCTCCATCTGCAGGAACCCCCAAACTGTCGTTCCTTCTTTGAACGCAGCCAGGAGGGCCACATCGACCTGCCCCGGGCCCGGGAAGGCGGGCTGGGTGGAGGGTTCTTTGCCCTCTTTACCCCCTCGCCCCGTTCCAACGATGGCCTGCCGGCAACCCACAACCCGGCCGGCGCGCCGGAGCCCCAGCCCGTGGACCAGCCCCACGCCCTGGCCTTCACCATGGCCCTGGCGGCCCGCCTCTTCCGTCTGGAAGAAGAGGCCCAGGGGCAGGCCCAGGTGGTGCGCACTGTGGACGAGCTGGTCCAGGCACTGGAGGATGGCGTCCTGGCCATGATCTTCCACATCGAAGGTGCCGAGGCCATCGACACCCAACTGGACAGCCTGGAAGTCTTCTACCGGGCAGGGCTGCGCTCCCTGGGAATCACCTGGAGTCGTCCCAACGCCTTCGGCACCGGCGTCCCCTTCCGCTTTCCTTCCTCCCCGGACATCGGCCCGGGCCTGACCGAAGCCGGCCGGGCCCTGGTGCAGGCCTGCAACCGCCTGGGCATCCTGATTGACCTTTCCCACCTGAATGAAAAGGGCTTCTGGGACGTGGCCGCCCTCTCTAACGCCCCCCTGGTGGCGACCCACTCCGGCGCCCACGCGCTGGCGCCTTCCAGCCGCAACCTGACCGACCGCCAGCTGGATGCCATCCGGGACAGCGGTGGCGTGGTGGGGGTCAACTTTCACGTGGGTTTCCTGCGGGAAGATGGCCAGGTGGACGCCAACACGCCCCTCGACCGAATCGTCGACCATCTGGACTACATGGTGCAGCGTATGGGCGTGGCCCATGTGGCCTTCGGCTCGGACTTTGACGGCGCCACCATGCCCGCCGAGCTGAAGGACGTGGCCGGCCTGCCCCGCCTGATGGAGCGCCTGCGGGCCCGGGGCTACGGCGACGCCGAGCTGCGCCAGATCGCCTACGAGAACTGGGTGCGGGTGCTGCGGGCCACCTGGCGATAG
- a CDS encoding bifunctional transcriptional activator/DNA repair enzyme AdaA, protein MDTTQRADYERVAAAIRYLEAHQQEQPSLEEVAAHLHLSPFHLQRIFKRWAGISPKRFLQFLTAEHAKRLLAESHSVLDAAYGAGLSGPGRLHDLLVSVEAVTPGEFKARGAGLSIACGRHDTPFGECLLAVTERGICGLFFLGEGGWAEALAELQRRWPEARIVEDAARTQPLADQIFPPGPTGGPRSVNLLVRGTNFQIKVWEALLRIPAGQVTTYGTLARAIGQPRAARAVGSAVAANPIAYLIPCHRVIRQSGLIADYRWGSTRKKAILGWEFARQGASTVEDSPAPAERW, encoded by the coding sequence GTGGATACAACCCAACGTGCTGACTATGAACGGGTGGCGGCTGCGATTCGCTACCTGGAGGCGCACCAACAGGAGCAGCCCAGCCTGGAGGAAGTGGCGGCGCACCTGCATCTGAGTCCATTTCACCTCCAGCGGATCTTCAAGCGCTGGGCCGGCATCAGCCCCAAGCGCTTCCTCCAGTTTCTGACCGCGGAACACGCCAAACGCCTGCTGGCGGAATCCCACAGCGTGCTGGACGCCGCATATGGGGCCGGGCTATCGGGGCCCGGCCGTCTCCATGACCTGCTGGTCTCGGTGGAAGCGGTGACGCCGGGCGAGTTCAAAGCCCGGGGCGCGGGTCTGTCCATCGCCTGTGGCCGCCACGACACGCCTTTCGGCGAGTGTCTGCTGGCCGTGACGGAGCGGGGCATCTGTGGCCTCTTCTTCCTGGGAGAGGGCGGCTGGGCAGAGGCCCTGGCCGAGCTCCAGCGCCGGTGGCCGGAAGCACGCATCGTGGAAGATGCGGCGCGCACACAGCCCCTGGCCGACCAGATCTTCCCGCCTGGACCTACGGGCGGTCCCCGTTCCGTCAATCTGCTGGTGCGGGGGACCAACTTTCAGATCAAGGTGTGGGAAGCCCTGCTGCGGATTCCCGCCGGCCAGGTCACCACCTACGGTACGCTGGCCCGGGCCATCGGCCAGCCCCGGGCAGCCCGGGCTGTGGGCAGCGCGGTGGCCGCCAATCCCATCGCCTATTTGATTCCCTGTCACCGGGTCATCCGTCAGAGCGGGTTGATTGCCGATTATCGCTGGGGCAGCACCCGCAAGAAGGCCATCTTGGGCTGGGAATTTGCCCGGCAAGGGGCGTCCACCGTCGAGGATTCGCCGGCACCAGCTGAGCGCTGGTAA
- a CDS encoding cation:proton antiporter, whose amino-acid sequence MHNEMVVIAGVLAVGIICQWLAWRVKLPAILPLLAAGFLAGPVLGWLHPQDSLGNLFFPLVSLSVAVILFEGALTLTWREVRSVATIVRNLLTLGSLISWFGGAIGAHYLMGISWPLSFLFGALIIVTGPTVIAPLLRNVRPTANIASVLKWEGILIDPIGALVAVLVFEFIAAGVGARWEWSLGGFIRIVAVGSGFGLVGGYILYELLRRFLIPDYLRDVATLAIVTCVFAFSSALASESGLLAVTVMGVLLANTDLRQLREIWYFKEKLSVLLISTLFILLAANITMDDLRLLDWRSLVLLAVIILVLRPLAVQLSAIGSPLQRNERLFLSWIAPRGIVAAAVSSLFAFELVEMGYAEARILSPLTFLVIVGTVVLQGSTAKWLAQRLHVSEADPQGFLFMGANPLAQELALALQKAGFVVRLIDANLSSVVEARLRGLNASQGNLLSEFVETHLDLAGIGRLLALTNNDEANALACKHFEDEFGSSEVYQLPPQLPAGQNTNLNRFQLGRLLFSRDATFNRLTEMLNSGAIIKMTPLTEQFTFQEFRKQYQAQDFLLLMAIQGKRVLISTVDAPLEPEPGWTLITLVREKDSPQDAAGLAPTLEETPPQHA is encoded by the coding sequence ATGCATAACGAAATGGTGGTGATTGCCGGTGTATTGGCCGTGGGTATTATCTGCCAGTGGCTGGCCTGGCGAGTGAAGCTACCGGCTATTTTGCCCCTGTTGGCCGCCGGTTTTCTGGCCGGCCCGGTGTTGGGCTGGCTACATCCCCAGGACTCATTGGGAAATCTCTTCTTCCCGTTGGTCTCCCTCTCGGTGGCGGTTATTCTGTTCGAGGGCGCGCTGACGCTCACCTGGCGAGAAGTACGCTCGGTAGCCACCATCGTGCGCAATCTGCTGACCCTGGGTTCGTTGATCAGCTGGTTTGGCGGCGCGATCGGGGCACATTACCTGATGGGCATCTCCTGGCCCCTCTCCTTCCTGTTCGGGGCGCTCATCATCGTGACTGGGCCCACGGTCATTGCGCCCTTGTTGCGCAATGTGCGCCCCACGGCCAACATTGCTTCTGTGTTGAAGTGGGAAGGGATCCTTATCGACCCCATCGGGGCCCTGGTGGCCGTGCTGGTCTTCGAGTTCATCGCGGCTGGGGTGGGCGCCCGCTGGGAGTGGAGCCTGGGTGGATTTATCCGCATTGTGGCGGTGGGCTCCGGCTTCGGGCTGGTGGGCGGCTACATCCTCTACGAGCTGCTCCGCCGCTTTCTGATTCCGGACTATCTGCGGGATGTGGCTACCCTGGCCATCGTCACCTGCGTCTTTGCTTTTTCCAGTGCCCTGGCCAGCGAGTCCGGCCTGCTGGCCGTCACCGTGATGGGCGTCCTGCTGGCCAACACCGACCTGCGGCAGCTGCGGGAAATCTGGTACTTCAAAGAAAAGCTGAGCGTGCTGCTGATCTCCACCCTCTTCATCCTCCTGGCAGCCAACATCACCATGGACGACCTGCGCCTGTTGGACTGGCGCAGCCTGGTCTTGCTGGCGGTGATCATCCTGGTGCTGAGGCCGTTGGCGGTCCAGCTCAGCGCCATCGGCAGCCCACTGCAGCGCAACGAACGGCTCTTCCTCTCCTGGATCGCGCCACGCGGCATCGTGGCGGCGGCGGTCTCCTCCCTCTTCGCCTTTGAACTGGTGGAGATGGGATACGCAGAAGCCCGCATCCTCAGCCCCCTCACCTTCCTGGTCATCGTGGGCACGGTGGTGTTACAGGGGAGCACGGCCAAATGGCTGGCCCAGCGCCTTCACGTCAGCGAGGCCGATCCCCAGGGCTTCCTGTTCATGGGGGCCAATCCCCTGGCCCAGGAGCTGGCCCTGGCCTTGCAGAAGGCCGGTTTCGTGGTGCGCCTGATCGACGCCAATCTCAGCAGCGTGGTGGAAGCCCGGCTGCGGGGGCTGAACGCCTCCCAAGGCAATCTGTTATCCGAGTTTGTGGAAACTCACCTGGACCTGGCTGGCATTGGCCGCCTGCTGGCCCTGACCAACAACGATGAAGCCAATGCCCTGGCATGCAAACACTTTGAGGATGAGTTCGGATCATCCGAGGTCTACCAGTTGCCTCCGCAGCTACCGGCCGGCCAAAACACCAACCTGAACCGGTTCCAGCTGGGTCGGCTCCTCTTCTCGCGCGATGCAACCTTCAACCGCCTGACAGAGATGCTGAACTCCGGCGCCATCATCAAGATGACGCCCCTGACTGAGCAATTTACCTTTCAGGAATTCCGCAAACAGTACCAGGCCCAGGACTTCCTGCTGCTTATGGCCATCCAGGGCAAGCGGGTCCTCATCTCTACGGTAGACGCGCCCCTGGAACCCGAACCGGGCTGGACCCTCATCACCCTGGTGCGGGAAAAGGATAGCCCCCAGGACGCGGCCGGCCTGGCCCCCACCCTGGAGGAGACGCCACCCCAGCACGCCTGA
- a CDS encoding PQQ-dependent sugar dehydrogenase, with product MSTITHRRPDQASHPSVWFWLSLVLLFVVAGCAPPPSPTLSTPDSPPAATTSPAQASLPERIQLTPVYSGLRQPLFVTHAGDGSGRIFVVEKAGRILLWAPGEADPVVFLNIEDRVGSSGSEQGLLGLAFAPNYPDTGFFYVNYTDRAGDTVIARYQTSPETPDQADPNSEFVILTLAQPARNHNGGMLAFGPDGYLWIGTGDGGGANDRFGNAQNPESLLGKMLRLDVTTASDQPYLIPEDNPWREGTWDGRTIRPEIWAVGLRNPWRYSFDRETGDLWIADVGQNQYEEINFVPAPLAGGLNFGWPITEGLHCFQSPGCDTAGLTLPIAEYGHQGRCSITGGYVYRGQDQPGLTGLYFYGDYCSGEIWALRHQQDAESQIQLVARSGLGISSFGEDEAGELYVTDLRGGAVYRIEE from the coding sequence GTGTCAACCATCACGCATCGCCGTCCAGACCAGGCCAGCCACCCTTCGGTCTGGTTTTGGCTCAGCCTCGTCCTGCTCTTTGTGGTCGCCGGTTGCGCGCCGCCCCCCAGTCCGACCCTCTCCACGCCAGACAGCCCTCCGGCGGCAACCACCTCCCCAGCCCAAGCCTCCCTACCCGAGCGCATCCAGCTGACGCCCGTCTACAGCGGACTCCGCCAGCCACTCTTCGTCACCCATGCCGGTGACGGCAGCGGCCGGATCTTCGTCGTGGAGAAGGCGGGCCGAATTCTCCTGTGGGCGCCAGGAGAGGCGGATCCGGTTGTTTTCCTGAACATCGAAGACCGGGTGGGCAGCAGTGGCAGCGAGCAGGGGCTGCTGGGGCTGGCCTTCGCGCCCAATTATCCGGACACAGGCTTTTTCTACGTTAACTACACCGACCGGGCCGGCGACACGGTGATCGCCCGCTACCAGACGTCGCCTGAAACGCCCGACCAGGCCGACCCGAACAGCGAGTTCGTCATTCTGACCCTGGCACAGCCCGCCCGCAATCACAACGGCGGGATGCTGGCCTTCGGCCCCGACGGCTACCTGTGGATCGGCACCGGAGATGGCGGCGGAGCCAACGACCGCTTCGGCAATGCCCAAAACCCGGAGAGCCTGCTGGGGAAGATGCTGCGCCTGGACGTAACCACAGCGTCGGATCAGCCGTACCTCATTCCCGAGGACAATCCCTGGCGCGAGGGCACGTGGGATGGCCGGACCATCCGTCCCGAAATCTGGGCCGTTGGCCTCCGCAACCCGTGGCGCTACAGCTTCGACCGGGAGACCGGAGACCTGTGGATTGCCGATGTGGGGCAGAACCAGTACGAGGAAATCAACTTCGTCCCGGCGCCACTGGCCGGCGGGCTCAACTTCGGCTGGCCCATCACAGAAGGCCTTCACTGCTTCCAGTCGCCGGGGTGTGACACGGCCGGCCTGACCCTGCCCATCGCGGAGTACGGCCACCAGGGACGTTGTTCCATCACCGGTGGCTACGTCTACCGGGGCCAGGACCAACCCGGCCTGACCGGGCTCTACTTCTACGGGGACTATTGCAGCGGGGAAATCTGGGCGCTACGACATCAGCAAGACGCCGAATCCCAGATCCAACTGGTGGCCCGGAGCGGCCTGGGCATCAGCAGCTTCGGCGAGGACGAGGCCGGCGAGCTCTACGTGACCGACCTGCGGGGCGGGGCTGTCTATCGCATCGAGGAGTGA